AATTCGGGATTAAATCCTGCAGAAATTGCAGAAGAAAGAAGTTTATCTATAACCACTATATTTTCACATTTATCTCAACTATACATGGAAGGAAAAAATGTGAATTTAGAAAAACTTGTAGATAAAAAAGTGGTAGACAAAGTACGAGTTGCTTTTAATGAATTAGACAGAAAAATAGAACTGAAACCAATTTACGACAAACTAAACGAAGAAGTTTCTTACGGAGAAATAAGACTTAGCATTACGCTCATCCTAAAGAATGAATAGATCTGATTAAAAAAATAGACTCTCTAAAAACAAAAAAAGAGAAAACTCTATTTAAGACAATCCAGAAATAACACCATCATTATCAATTGTCATATTTTCTGATGCTGGAATAGTTGGCAACCCAGGCATTCTCATCATTTTTCCTAAAATAGGAATAACAAACTGTGCTCCTGCCGCAATTTCAATTTCTCTAACAGTTACCGTAAAACCTTCTGGCCTACCAATTAACGTTTGATTGTCTGAAAATGATTTTTGTGTTTTAGCCATACAAATAGCAAAATCATTAAACCCTAATCTATCAATTCTTCTTAAATTTAATTGTGCCAACTTACTATACTCCACCGCTACTGCTCCATAAATTTCTTTAGCTATGATTTCTATTTTATCCTTTATTGGGCTTTTCCAATCATATAAAGGTTTAAATTGACTTGCTTTATTTTTAACAATATTTACAACAGCTTTTGCTAAATTGATTGTCCCCTTTCCTCCTTTTGCCCATCCTTCAGCCAAAACAGCTTCAACACCTAAACTTGCACATTTATCTATTACAAAATTAACCTCCTCGTTAGTATCGGAAGTAAACGAATTAATCGCCACTACAGGCTCTATATGGAACTTTCTAATATTTTCTATGTGCTTTTCTAGATTTTTAAACCCTTCTATCACCTTTTCTAAATCTGGCGTATTGTATGCTTCTTTTTTAGCACCTCCATGATGACGTAAAGCTCTAATTGTTGCAACCAAAACCACACATTTAGGATTCAATTTTGCAAAAGTAGATTTAATATTTAAAAACTTTTCCGCCCCCAAATCTGCACCAAAACCAGCTTCTGTTACCACATAATTAGACAAAGACAACCCCATTTTTGTAGCTATTATTGTATTGGTTCCTTGTGCAATGTTTGCAAAAGGTCCGCCATGAATAATTGCTGGATTCCCTTCTAACGTTTGTACAAGGTTAGGTTTAATAGCCTCTTTAAGCAAAATAGCCATGGCATTTTCTGCTTTTAAATCACGTGCAAAAACGGGTTTATTATCAAAAGTAAATCCTATAAAAATATCGCCCAAACGTTTTTTTAGATTTTCTAAATCAGACGCCATACATAAAATAGCCATCACTTCAGAAGCCGGTGTAATATTAAAACCATCTTGTCTTGGCACACCATTAGAAGTCCCTCCAAGCCCTATCGTTATATCTCGCAGCGCTCTATCATTCATATCAATAACCCTTTTCCAAAGAATAGTTCTAGGATCTATATTTAAGTTATTGGTTTTACTCTGTATATTATTATCAATTAAAGCAGACAATAAGTTATTTGCTTTTTCTACCGCA
The nucleotide sequence above comes from Polaribacter butkevichii. Encoded proteins:
- a CDS encoding formate--tetrahydrofolate ligase, translated to MTHLTDIQIAQANTIQHITKIAQKLSVDDDELEMYGKYKAKLPLSLIDDEKVAHNNLVLVTALTPTPAGEGKTTVSIGLTEGLNKIGKQATVVLREPSLGPVFGMKGGAAGGGYSQVIPMEDINLHFIGDFNAVEKANNLLSALIDNNIQSKTNNLNIDPRTILWKRVIDMNDRALRDITIGLGGTSNGVPRQDGFNITPASEVMAILCMASDLENLKKRLGDIFIGFTFDNKPVFARDLKAENAMAILLKEAIKPNLVQTLEGNPAIIHGGPFANIAQGTNTIIATKMGLSLSNYVVTEAGFGADLGAEKFLNIKSTFAKLNPKCVVLVATIRALRHHGGAKKEAYNTPDLEKVIEGFKNLEKHIENIRKFHIEPVVAINSFTSDTNEEVNFVIDKCASLGVEAVLAEGWAKGGKGTINLAKAVVNIVKNKASQFKPLYDWKSPIKDKIEIIAKEIYGAVAVEYSKLAQLNLRRIDRLGFNDFAICMAKTQKSFSDNQTLIGRPEGFTVTVREIEIAAGAQFVIPILGKMMRMPGLPTIPASENMTIDNDGVISGLS